atcatGAATCCTgtattttaagttaaaaaatacattacactGTACATACCATATTTTATATTCTctacaaattaaaaacagaagaacTGGATTTCTGAAGTATAAAATTATGGAGCTAAACTTGAATTTCTGGTTTAAATCTGTTGAAAGAAGCACTTAAATGTATAGTACGGTACTATGGAGTACcataaatgacataataatatgTATTTCCTTACTTATTaattcattctatttatttattataatgtcatttatggTTCTCCGTACAAGCAgctcatggagacaaacaacactTCTTTATCAGGGTTTCActataaaaatgaatcattcttTACGTGTGTTTGTTAACATTGCATGTTAGAGggttatgtaaataaaaaggtgCACATGGCCTGTGAAGCAGGTCAGTGTTACACAGAGAAAGACTATCCTGAGAGCAGCATTCATTCCCTCTTTGAATGGGACCCTTCACTGCACAAAGACCACAAGCAAAGCAGGAGCTTTCACGTCCACCTACATCCTGTTTAGAGAAGAACGTCCTCTTAAATGCCAAATTAGTCAGCAAATATCATCTTTAGCATGacgatttttttaaataaatattacatttatatagGATATAATTGCATTGCGTTCAATATCACCCACGTCATGTCTTTTTGTGAACAGTATTAACACAGTTTGGCATTGGTTTGGAGTCTGTATGTGATAGGACACCAATACTAttcaaaataatgcatttatcTCCCATTTAGTGAAAGGCCTGTAATAGCCAAGGAAAACATTTCAGTTCGTCAGAAGAACCAGAAAATACGCTCAAAATCCTCTATATGAAGATCTAGTTCCCGAAAATGCTAACAAACTGGCTCGAACCAGCTAGACGCAGCTGTTTCTCGTCTGTGCGCATGCGCGACATCAAAAAGACCGGCGTGAGTCATCTTGATATTTCACCTCATCTTTGGTTATCGTATCTTGAGCTGAAGCACAACCATTTTCGCCACATTTGAGCAAATCTACGGCAACGTCGCTGCTTATTTTTGTCTCGTGAattaaagtgaatatttccGGCTAGTGAGCTTCCGTTGTGGACACTTTTAATAGCTGTTTCTCTGTCAAATGTCAGCTTTGGTGAGTTAAATTGACTGTTAGCGGCACGTTACGGCGGCTGTTAGCTAAACTAAGGGCTTTAACTGGAGTTTTTTATTGCATTAAACCAAAGTCACTCGCGCTTATTGCGTATTTTAATGCACCTTGTACCAAATAACGCAAGTAGATACAGGACAGGTAAGtttgactgtatttactttAACTACTTCCTTTCACCCGGACTTTTTCAAAGTAAAGCTAACAGTTAGTGCGCATTTTTTAAGCTTACTTTAAAGGTTTGTGGTTATAAATTGACAGCTTCATGTGAAGGAACCTCAATTTTTATTCACACCAACAACATGTCAGTCAGTAGTAAATTTTGGTTTTAATTTCGTTATATTTGAATGAATgctattgtatttatttattttatttttaagactttcatatatttattatagAAAGGGCTTTCTTTTTATCTGAAGTAAATTCTATCGTAATGATAAAATGAACTATTCCAAAGTATAAAgcaaaattataaaataaaagaatacaatGCCATATGATCCAATTTAAACTTTCacttgaaaaaaacacacacagttagcaATTAGGGCCGAAAAGATAATGTTTAAGtgtatgtaaaaatattttttgatttaataaattacGTTACACTCCTTTATTTCGAAAATCTCGCCGGAAGCAGTTGGTTTCCTGTCCGCGAGCTTGCCGTTGTCTGCGCGTAGCATCACAACAGTGTCCTCCCGCTTTGTTCCAGGGTCGGAATAACGCCGCACTTGTCTTCGATGAAGGTAAACAAAAATACGTGTAAATAACCGCAATACTCAGATGAACACGAAGTCGCAGTTATTTAGATGAAAAAAGGTGTCGATTGAAAGCGTATTTTAGCCGCTTTTCAACGGTAAATGcatctttttgttgtttagcAAGGTGTCAAATTAAACGTGACATGCCCTGCGAGGTCCATGAATGCGTCATGCCCTGTCAGTGGTGCGTTTGTAGctgtaaatgtctcattttctgTGTAATTTTCTCACGATTACATGTGTTAAATGTCGTATATTGATATAACGTGGATTGTGTAACATCATAGAGGTCGGGCCTTCTCTTGTTtacaatcatttaaatgtagaaaAGCGACATTTTGAGCACAtttacaatgttttgttttcctttctttgcaTATTTCCTGAGTCATGCAGGTTAATCATGTTGTTAGAGATGTGTTTTCTCTAATTATCATCGGTCACCTTCATTGAGCTGCTGCCaagcctccacctcctcctccggcCTCAGGCCTCCACCTTCAACTGcctcatccattcattcattcatttagttaacTATGGGTTGGAAATAGTGGTAAACTCAGCCGTGTGAAGGAGTGAAATCACTGAATGATGGGTGTcacatttccacatttcactATTGTGTCGTTGTCTGCGTTTGTTTGGCTTGAAGGCGGCGAGAATATTGGTGCAATGCAGCCGGTGTTTGAGGCggacgggagggagggagggaggatggatggattcatagatagatagaggaGAACAGCGTCTCTGTTTACATAGGCCTCCAACTAAATAGTATTTACATTATCAACTAGAGCTAAACCGATTCATTGATTGGATTGATTCTTTGGGCCAACATTTGCCATGCTTTAGTCATCAAaacatttgattattatttataaatcagTCAATTCTTACATTTATATCGGCCATCATCTGCCCTGATTTCTTAAAAAATCAGCATCAGGCATAGATGCCGACCTCTGTTATGGATTGTTACTATtttcaatgaattgattattaaaccATTTAGAGGTGCTACTAATCATAATCGGTTAATCTGTTGATAATGTtctcgagtacttgtttggtccgtaaagtgtaagaaaatgtggaaatttgtcttgttttgtccacaaactaaaaatggttcagttttaatgatttcgtTCGAGCAAAATCCCCCAGATTTACATCGGAAGTAGGAAGTTGGAACTGGGAGTGATGTCTCCTCCGAGTCGATTGCGTTCCAATTGAGAATCTTAAGCGATACCATTCAACAACAACCCTTTACGttgtattttgcacacacaaacaaaataaattgaacagtactatgtgtacaaCTGATTCACTGTCTAACAGTTAATATCTAAAAGTAGCAATTGGTTGCTCAACTTTCTGGGTTGGAAATCCACCCAGCCCCCTCAACTTGGAAATTCAACTAGAATACATCAATATGCTGCATATATTAGGGGTGGGACTGTATGTCATCATTATCTTCCTGTCTTGTGAGATACGTTTACATCTACTCTGGCACAAAAATGTGGGGTTCTTTGAAAACTACTGCCCTTTaattttttgtatatttaaagGTGAGAGTGTAAGGCGCAAATATTGATCTTTGCAGACTAATTGGTCTGGTAATATTTGAGTGAGTGTCCCCATGGCCTCACTCTGAGTCAGTGTGTCGTTGTGTAGTGACGGCGTCTCACTTTAATTGGCTTTACTCGTCACTGGCAGCTGCTGCGTCAGGTTCAGGCTCGGAGGAATCCTCTTGTAGTGCGTTTAAATAGGTTTAACTCTACatagattacacacacacacacaaacacacacgctttATCACCCTCAATCTAATCTTACCACCTTTGGGGCTGATTATGCAACAACGTAATGGAAACCCATTATCTAGCTACTGACCTCTGAGGGGAAGCGTGAACATTACTTTGGGTGTCATATTTTCTACAACCCCCCTCCGTCGcttattttctccttttggaGAAAGTATCACTTTACTCCTCCCTCATTTTTGTTGTCTCCTGTTCACATTCTCTCCCTGTTCCGtcatttttcattatatttttgcCTCCAGTTGACATCgatagcctttttttttaatgtaaactgCAAGAATATCAGGGAAAGATGAAGCCCAGtcagtctctttttttccctccttgaGAAATGAAGGGAATGATGAGTCGGTTCTTCCCTCTCCTTATCTCTGCAGCGTGTATGAAGCCAGGCAATGTCCACCATGGTGTATCCTTGTGAAGAAGCCCTGGAGCGACTGAGCCAGGATGAGATCGTGCTCAACACCAAGGCCGTCATGCAGGGGCTGGAGACGCTGCGTGGCGAACATGCCCAGCTCCTCAACTCCCTGCTGGACTGCACTCAGCCTCCCGCCGCACAGGAGAAGTCCGGGCTGCTCCGCAAGAGTCTGGAGGCCATAGAGCTCGGCCTGGGAGAGGCTCAGGTGAGAGTCTGAGGTCCATGAAAGCCGATTCCTCTCGAATAGAGGTCAATTTATTCATCGTTTTTGGGGATTAATCTGCTCCGATAGAACCTTTTACAACTTATTTTGTCCAACACAAACTAACTACTAAACTAACTATCTAAGTAGATAGTTTGTAGGTAATAAAGAAAGTACAGCTATACAATTCTGTGTCTTTTAAACATCATCGTGAATATTTTGTTGAAATACCATGACAATAACTTACATTTCttcgtttttttaaaatatgtttatattagGATTGTGAATTAAGGCTTTTTCATACATAGAATCCGCTTATTACTTGATTTGCAAAGCATTTTGTGTACTACCAGTTTGAAGTTTGCATCTAAAAACAATCCGTTTGAGTGGATTTTGTTGGATTAACTGATTTAACAAAACGGaaaaattaaagtttaaaggatttaaatgaagtgtttttgcAGTGTGAGGTGCTGCCCCCTGAAAACCACTCTCAACAAAATGGTCACAAACTTAATCCTGCTTTTTCTTACTGGAAATTTGGAGTTTTTAAgccacttcctctcctcttccagCAGTAAAAGACTgtccaacagtgaaataaagcattGAGCATGTGTAGATCAGGTACCTAACCATTTGAAAGAAGTTGGTAGATgttaagaaacaaacaacaacagttttcctcttttcctcaggTGATCATCGCCCTGTCCAGCCACCTCAGTGCCGTGGAGTCAGAGAAGCAGAAGCTGCGCGCTCAGGTGCGCCGGCTGTGTCAGGAGAACCAGTGGCTGCGCGATGAGCTGGCGGGAACGCAGCACAAGCTGCAGCGCAGCGAGCAGAGCGTCgctcagctggaggaggagaagaagcacCTGGAGTTCATGAATCAGATCAAGAAGCTGGACGACGACGTGTCGCCCTCTGAGGAGAAGAGCCAGAGTTCAGGCGGCGGCGGCAGTGGAGCAGGAGACACTTCCAAGGACAGTCTGGATGATTTGTTCCCCAACGACGATGACCAGGGACCAGGTATGACGTCAGCACCAGTGCACAATAACCAACTGCAAAAAAATAGCCACAGCTGCGGCTCACAATTAAGTTAAAATGTCCCCTTACTTGTAGAAAAAACACCTAAGTTATCGTTTATCGTGAGACACTGGTCAGAAAAgttgcaaatattcacatttgagaaactgGTATGCATGGcattttcacccattcatagtTAAAGCCATTTAGCCATGTTTTCTCTAATGGTCCTCACAACTAtagaaaaacaagatttaacacagtgcatttaaatgtttcccACCCATTAGCTGGACAGTAAATGCAGCAGCTTATTGATGGTCGAACACTCTTTAatgttcacttttttaaaatgtcaactgCACATTCAGCCCTTTTACATTCACAAGATAGTGATAACACATGCTTCACATTCTCATTCATCTCatgtaaaatctgtttttttttttccgtcatGTCCCTTTAAAGACCTGAGAGCAGGAAGTGCAGGTGCAATCAGAGTCAGATTAGAAACacctgtgagcagcagcaggaggtgaaggagaaagAGTGACACAGACAATGAAGGAGAACAAACTTTAAAACTATGTTAGTCCTCTAATAAATGAGAttaatttgacaaataaagGTGGAATTCAcagaaaataagaagaagagctggaaaaaaggaggaaaccATGTATTTCTAGATGGCGGCGGTTCTCCAGACTGGGTGTGACCGATTtaatttactctctctctctctcatgcagatttgaattaattttatCTTGTATCTGCCTTTTAAACTCAcaaatttgattgttttgttctatttaaGGCAACAGGGAATATGTTTGAAGTTGAAATGTGAGGTTTTGCTTTTATGATAACGGAATTTTTGGAAACGtgacaggcttttttttttttataaaaactgcaaatgtgtgttttctcactttGGATTCCCATTAACTGCTGTTTAATATCTGTGTcatgtgcatttaaatgaatgtcttctctgtatttcctctttgtttattgattatttgTGTGCTTTGATGCAACTGCTGCTCTGGTTTTCTTCACTTTACGTACATTTTTATCTGCAACAGTTGACAATAATGCCCTTTTTCAATGTGCTGTGTTGTTGCCTTTCTCTGTATGATTTATACTGAATGTCTTTGCTTATTTATCATGAAGTCAGCCATTTTCTGGAGCTTTTATATGAATTTTCGGATGTTTTTAGCAAGCCTGCATGTTggtaaatcaaataaatcttACAATATGTGTTAAATTGTTAGGGTTAAGATTAGCTGTTTTCTATATAATTTTGATGCCACTTTCTGTCTTGACGTGTCCCTCCGTTGTGCGTCTGCAGCTCAGCCCAGTGGCGAGGTTGCGGCGCAACAGGGCGGTTACGAGATCCCGGCACGTCTCCGGACGCTGCATAACCTGGTGATCCAGTACGCGTCGCAGGGGAGGTATGAGGTCGCAGTGCCGCTGTGCAAACAAGCCCTGGAGGACCTGGAGAAAACGTCAGGACATGACCATCCCGACGTGGCCACCATGCTCAACATCCTGGCCCTGGTGTACAGGTGAgaaaagtgaattctgctgctcaaaaaacacaattcagcAGTTTAGCCTCctggtcacttcccaaccagcACTACATGCGAGCGCTCCCTCAgacaggtctgatagttttgacTGATGGAACCTGTTTTCAGATTAACTGTTTCAGTTCAGAGATAGAGaaaagttacatactgcatCTTTAACATGCTtgccttcctttttttttttaatccctagAGACCAGAACAAGTACAAAGAGGCGGCTCACCTCCTGAACGATGCCCTCGCCATCAGGGAGAAGACACTGGGGAAGGATCACCCAGCCGTGGCGGCGACGCTCAACAACCTGGCCGTGCTTTACGGCAAGAGGGGGAAGTACAAGGAGGCTGAGCCCCTGTGTAAGAGAGCGCTGGAAATCAGAGAGAAGgtaaatgaatatttttatacaaagaaaattttatttatttgcccATTGCTGAAAGGCTGGGATTCAGTATCTTACTGCGGTTTAAAACCGAATGGAATTTGGCTTTTGAAAATTTCATGGGAAAATTGCATAAATGTGCTGTTTATAaacctgttatttttttttaaataaggtAATAACCTTTTAAGCATCAGAGGTTTTCCTTAAGGTTAAAACTTAATTATCCACATTATGGAAAGCTGTATTTGATGTTGCATAAAGACACGAAATTATTTACTAATACAGTGAAAACTTTTGTATTTACTGAGAAATCTGAATAAAAGTTTGTGTAATTGTGaataaatgtgactattttgaAACGTGTCTTCCATCTGTACGTAGGTTCTGGGGCGGTATCATCCAGACGTGGCCAAGCAGCTGAACAACCTGGCCCTGCTGTGTCAGAACCAGGGAAAGTACGACG
The nucleotide sequence above comes from Solea senegalensis isolate Sse05_10M linkage group LG3, IFAPA_SoseM_1, whole genome shotgun sequence. Encoded proteins:
- the klc2 gene encoding kinesin light chain 2 → MSTMVYPCEEALERLSQDEIVLNTKAVMQGLETLRGEHAQLLNSLLDCTQPPAAQEKSGLLRKSLEAIELGLGEAQVIIALSSHLSAVESEKQKLRAQVRRLCQENQWLRDELAGTQHKLQRSEQSVAQLEEEKKHLEFMNQIKKLDDDVSPSEEKSQSSGGGGSGAGDTSKDSLDDLFPNDDDQGPAQPSGEVAAQQGGYEIPARLRTLHNLVIQYASQGRYEVAVPLCKQALEDLEKTSGHDHPDVATMLNILALVYRDQNKYKEAAHLLNDALAIREKTLGKDHPAVAATLNNLAVLYGKRGKYKEAEPLCKRALEIREKVLGRYHPDVAKQLNNLALLCQNQGKYDEVEYYYRRALEIYESKLGADDPNVAKTKNNLATCYLKQSKFKDAEALYKEILTRAHEKEFGSVNNDNKPIWMHAEEREESKGKRKDSGPYVEYGSWYKACKVDSPTVNTTLKSLGALYRRQGKLEAAETLEECASKSRKQGIDAFNQSKVVELLKDGGSGGADRRHSREGVSGPGGQRGENEGDDSAEWNGDGNGSLRRSGSFGKLRDALRRSSEMLVKKLQGNGPQEPRNPGMKRASSLNFLNKSTEEPTQDANTGLSDCRGLSASNVDLTRRSSLLG